A part of Rhodamnia argentea isolate NSW1041297 chromosome 8, ASM2092103v1, whole genome shotgun sequence genomic DNA contains:
- the LOC115735563 gene encoding uncharacterized protein LOC115735563 — protein sequence MKPLKRLHLLVVLILYYFLYLCMAEQAPRTLCGKTHIDQPFSNLNSTEASPLSRMILCRSQKPYLRTSLGLFAISSIDYTNRLLTISHQPSCSSQAHFFFPSLLTAGFPLPPHPNSLLLLDCSDTRLTMMSTPIHNCTDFHTCQVLPETPGQSHKPLDSCLLVHDLEKLENGIDPKALNCSGSRWVYKKNATKNGTELEDYKGYELGTRISFDIPDHAPNLCNECERPNGNCGVGLRCICHPKECRDRVISGGGGGASFRSFGCTLFCFLALHLVLFI from the exons ATGAAGCCACTGAAGAGACTCCATCTCCTCGTAGTTCTGATACTGTACTACTTTCTTTACCTTTGCATGGCTGAACAAGCGCCCAGAACTCTCTGCGGCAAAACCCACATCGACCAGCCTTTCTCGAACTTGAATTCGACCGAGGCATCTCCATTGAGCAGGATGATCCTCTGCAGGTCTCAGAAGCCATACTTGAGAACATCTCTCGGTCTTTTCGCGATTTCCTCCATTGACTACACCAACAGGCTACTGACCATCTCGCACCAACCGTCTTGTTCATCTCAAGCccatttcttctttccttcacTTCTCACCGCCGGTTTTCCCTTGCCTCCGCACCCAAACTCGCTCCTCCTACTCGACTGCAGCGATACAAGACTCACCATGATGTCGACTCCTATCCATAATTGCACCGATTTTCATACATGTCAAGTTCTTCCAGAAACTCCAGGGCAATCCCACAAACCTCTTGATTCATGCTTGCTTGTTCATGATCTCGAAAAGCTTGAGAATGGTATTGATCCTAAGGCCCTGAACTGCTCCGGGTCCAGATGGGTATACAAGAAAAATGCTACTAAGAATGGAACTGAGTTGGAGGACTACAAAGGGTATGAGCTCGGGACGAGGATTTCATTCGACATTCCAGATCATGCACCGAACCTCTGCAACGAGTGCGAAAGGCCTAACGGAAACTGTGGTGTGGGATTGAGGTGCATTTGTCATCCGAAGGAGTGCA GGGATAGGGTCAtatcaggaggaggaggaggagcatcaTTCAGGTCCTTTGGTTGTACCCTCTTCTGTTTCCTTGCTCTCCACTTGGTTCTATTCATTTGA
- the LOC115735552 gene encoding stress-response A/B barrel domain-containing protein At5g22580: MGDFKHLVIVKFKEDIVIEEILKGLEKLALEIEAVKSFEWGQDMEGQEMLRQGFTHAFLMSFHKKEDFTAFLGHSNHLEFSSTFSSAIEKVVVLDFPAVLVKSPA; the protein is encoded by the exons ATGGGAGACTTTAAGCATCTGGTTATCGTCAAGTTCAAAGAAGACATCGTAATTGAAGAGATTCTCAAGGGATTGGAGAAGCTGGCTTTGGAGATCGAAGCTGTCAAGTCCTTTGAATG GGGACAAGACATGGAAGGGCAAGAGATGCTTAGACAAGGTTTCACTCATGCGTTCCTGATGTCATTCCACAAGAAGGAGGACTTCACTGCCTTTCTCGGTCATTCGAATCACCTAGAGTTCTCCTCTACATTTTCCTCAGCTATCGAGAAGGTCGTTGTGCTCGATTTCCCCGCCGTTCTTGTGAAATCGCCAGCATGA
- the LOC115735549 gene encoding UPF0481 protein At3g47200-like — translation MEVQMVGGANLNPMSGHANHHHVVTVAERDWSSVVHRRLSQRPTRLKHSAGNYSCCIFRVPGTLSELNPKAYKPRIVSIGPYHHGEEKLQMIEEHKPRFFSALLARTRSFGVDYNEYFNAVASKEEEIRDCYSEPLNFGSSELIEMMVLDGCFIIEVFRVIESRVAPDPDDPIFNMLWPFTSFMRDFLHLENQVPFFVLEMLYDMSKPPNEPQCSLVEVALRFFNYGVQRQPEVLEKYYQVSDVKHLLHLIQLSLIDLPLGTPRASDSEYLQLVHSVTKLRRAGIKFKPRKCDGWLDIQFNNGVLEIPPLTIDELTSSFFLNCVAFEQCYCYCSQHITSYVTFIGCLMTSADDASFLSDHQVLENYYGTYKEVARFFNDLGKDVGFDIGRSYLAGVMEDLNRYYRSRWRVRWVGLKRKYFGTPWSFISALVAALILVLTFIQSFFALYAYVRPPN, via the coding sequence ATGGAGGTTCAAATGGTTGGGGGAGCCAATCTCAACCCCATGAGCGGTCACGCCAACCACCACCATGTAGTCACGGTGGCAGAGCGCGACTGGTCATCCGTAGTGCACCGGAGGCTCAGCCAGAGGCCGACCCGTCTGAAGCATTCAGCCGGCAATTACTCCTGCTGCATCTTTAGGGTCCCTGGGACCCTCTCCGAGCTCAACCCCAAGGCCTACAAGCCCCGCATCGTGTCCATCGGCCCGTACCACCATGGGGAAGAGAAACTCCAGATGATCGAAGAGCACAAGCCACGGTTCTTCTCCGCTCTTCTCGCCCGAACCAGAAGCTTTGGAGTTGATTACAACGAGTACTTCAATGCCGTCGCGTCGAAGGAAGAGGAGATTCGAGACTGTTACTCTGAGCCGCTCAACTTCGGGAGCTCGGAGCTGATCGAGATGATGGTCCTCGACGGCTGCTTCATCATTGAAGTGTTCCGAGTGATCGAGAGCAGAGTAGCACCCGACCCAGACGATCCGATCTTCAACATGTTGTGGCCGTTCACTTCGTTCATGCGCGacttcctccatcttgagaacCAAGTGCCCTTCTTCGTCCTCGAAATGCTCTACGATATGTCGAAGCCCCCCAACGAGCCCCAGTGCTCCCTTGTCGAGGTCGCTTTGCGGTTCTTCAACTACGGAGTGCAGCGGCAGCCAGAGGTCCTCGAGAAATACTACCAAGTCTCAGATGTCAAGCACTTGCTCCACCTGATCCAGCTGAGCCTTATTGACCTCCCTTTGGGAACGCCGAGGGCATCTGACAGCGAGTATCTGCAGCTGGTCCACTCAGTGACAAAGCTCCGCCGCGCGGGAATCAAATTCAAGCCGAGGAAGTGTGACGGGTGGCTCGACATTCAGTTCAACAACGGAGTGCTCGAGATTCCCCCGCTGACGATCGACGAATTGACCAGTTCCTTCTTCCTCAACTGCGTCGCATTTGAGCAGTGCTACTGCTACTGCTCGCAGCACATCACTAGCTACGTGACCTTCATCGGTTGCCTCATGACCTCTGCGGACGACGCCAGCTTCTTATCGGATCACCAAGTGCTGGAGAATTACTACGGGACCTACAAAGAAGTTGCGCGCTTCTTCAACGACTTAGGGAAAGACGTGGGGTTTGATATTGGGAGGAGCTATTTGGCCGGAGTGATGGAGGACCTGAACAGGTACTATAGGAGCCGGTGGCGCGTGCGGTGGGTGGGATTGAAGCGCAAGTACTTTGGTACTCCATGGTCTTTTATTTCGGCACTGGTGGCCGCCCTGATTCTAGTGCTCACTTTCATTCAGTCTTTCTTTGCGCTTTATGCATATGTGCGTCCTCCGAACTAA